From Sporosarcina sp. Te-1, the proteins below share one genomic window:
- the recJ gene encoding single-stranded-DNA-specific exonuclease RecJ yields MIESKKKWNIRRPDENVVKALIDEFGLPSIHAKILASRGLTNTDDVRSFLHMNETSLHDPYLLHDMDKAVERIQTAIKEQEKIVVYGDYDADGVTSVTVLTTAIERLGGDVSFAIPDRFKHGYGPNKELFQELYEAGANLIITVDNGISGIDQIAFAKSLGMDIIVTDHHEIGEQLPEADAVIHPRHPAGSYPFGELAGVGVAFKVATALLGDIPEDLLEIAAIGTVADLVPLRDENRYIVKEGIRRMRHTSRPAIQALSKVSSTEQAAITEETIGFGIGPRLNAPGRLGSAAPAVQLLKSDDLTEAISLAEELDALNKERQALVSLITEQAEEMMETMYGDMLPYVIVLAGEGWNPGVVGIVASRMTEKYYRPAVILSIDSETGMAKGSARSIEGFDLYKELTKCADLLPHYGGHQMAAGMTLAIEDVESLRERLNEQGKRILSDDLLIPRLQIDVPIAMDEIEVGIIESMETLRPFGMSFEKPVFLLEDVAAPSIRKIGASKNHLKMEVSDGELTLDAIGFGVGELADEMSPGVKLSLTGDLQVNEWNGRKKPQLLVEDVRCDERQVFDLRGMREVARWLPIIPKKTTAFVAFHEATAHSFQTYMPDETIFCFGRDNIPELDNLVLLDMPKGADPVETLVNELNPKRIYAHFHVAESKYFEGIPDRGHFGWYYSFLKKRGSFHLKEQAPQLSKHKGWKVETIYFMTKVFFELGFVKIDDGVVFVCEPSSKRNLNEAPAYKERELQIEMERMLLYAPYMELKRWFDSLQHVQKV; encoded by the coding sequence TTGATTGAGTCGAAAAAAAAGTGGAACATCCGCCGTCCTGATGAAAATGTTGTCAAAGCATTGATTGACGAATTTGGTCTGCCATCCATTCATGCGAAGATCCTGGCATCCCGCGGCCTGACAAATACGGATGATGTCCGATCTTTTTTACATATGAACGAAACGAGTTTACATGATCCATATTTGCTCCATGATATGGATAAAGCAGTGGAACGGATTCAAACTGCGATTAAGGAACAAGAGAAGATTGTTGTCTATGGGGATTACGATGCGGATGGAGTTACAAGCGTAACAGTGTTGACGACGGCGATCGAAAGGCTTGGCGGGGATGTATCCTTTGCCATACCAGATCGTTTTAAACATGGTTACGGGCCAAACAAAGAGCTGTTTCAAGAACTATACGAAGCGGGTGCCAACCTGATTATCACAGTAGATAATGGGATTTCCGGCATTGACCAGATCGCTTTTGCCAAATCGCTTGGAATGGATATCATTGTGACGGACCACCATGAAATCGGTGAGCAGCTTCCGGAGGCGGATGCTGTTATTCATCCGCGTCATCCAGCAGGTTCGTATCCATTCGGCGAACTGGCGGGTGTCGGAGTTGCCTTCAAGGTGGCCACCGCCTTGCTGGGCGATATACCGGAAGACTTGTTGGAAATTGCGGCGATCGGAACTGTAGCAGACTTGGTGCCGTTGCGGGATGAAAACCGATATATTGTGAAAGAAGGCATTCGCCGCATGCGTCATACCAGTCGTCCTGCCATCCAGGCATTATCAAAAGTTTCTTCGACTGAACAAGCTGCTATCACCGAAGAAACAATTGGTTTTGGGATTGGCCCCCGTTTAAATGCACCTGGACGACTCGGGAGCGCGGCACCTGCCGTCCAATTGTTGAAGTCGGATGATCTGACGGAAGCCATATCGTTGGCGGAAGAATTGGATGCCTTGAATAAGGAAAGGCAAGCGCTCGTCTCTTTGATTACCGAACAGGCGGAAGAGATGATGGAAACGATGTATGGCGATATGTTGCCTTATGTGATCGTTCTGGCAGGTGAAGGTTGGAATCCTGGCGTCGTCGGCATTGTTGCTTCCCGGATGACAGAAAAGTATTATCGGCCTGCCGTCATCCTGTCAATCGACAGCGAAACCGGGATGGCGAAAGGTTCTGCCCGTAGCATCGAAGGGTTTGACCTATACAAAGAATTGACGAAGTGCGCCGATTTGCTGCCCCATTATGGCGGCCATCAGATGGCTGCCGGAATGACTTTAGCCATTGAGGATGTAGAGTCATTGCGTGAACGGTTGAATGAACAAGGAAAACGGATCCTGTCGGACGATTTGCTAATTCCAAGACTCCAAATCGATGTTCCCATTGCAATGGACGAGATTGAAGTGGGGATTATCGAGTCAATGGAAACGTTGCGCCCATTCGGAATGTCATTTGAGAAGCCTGTTTTTCTATTGGAGGACGTTGCCGCACCATCCATTCGAAAAATTGGCGCCTCCAAAAATCATTTAAAAATGGAAGTGTCGGATGGTGAGCTGACTTTGGATGCAATCGGCTTTGGGGTTGGAGAATTGGCGGACGAGATGAGTCCTGGTGTGAAGCTGTCTCTGACAGGCGATTTGCAAGTGAATGAATGGAACGGTCGAAAAAAGCCGCAGCTTTTGGTGGAAGATGTGCGATGTGATGAACGACAGGTCTTTGATTTGCGAGGCATGCGTGAAGTGGCCCGCTGGCTGCCGATCATACCGAAGAAAACGACTGCCTTCGTCGCTTTCCACGAAGCGACGGCCCATTCGTTCCAAACTTATATGCCGGATGAAACGATTTTTTGTTTTGGACGTGATAATATACCGGAGTTGGACAACTTGGTTTTGCTAGATATGCCAAAAGGTGCTGATCCGGTGGAGACATTAGTAAATGAGCTGAACCCGAAACGTATCTATGCCCACTTTCATGTCGCGGAATCAAAGTACTTTGAAGGGATTCCAGACCGTGGACATTTCGGCTGGTATTATAGCTTCCTAAAAAAACGAGGCAGTTTCCATCTTAAAGAGCAGGCTCCCCAATTATCCAAACATAAAGGATGGAAAGTCGAAACGATTTATTTTATGACAAAGGTGTTTTTTGAACTGGGATTTGTTAAGATAGATGATGGCGTCGTTTTCGTATGCGAGCCGTCGAGCAAAAGGAATCTCAATGAAGCGCCTGCCTATAAAGAAAGGGAGCTTCAAATTGAGATGGAACGCATGTTATTGTACGCTCCGTATATGGAGTTAAAACGATGGTTTGATTCTTTGCAGCATGTTCAAAAAGTATAG
- a CDS encoding adenine phosphoribosyltransferase, producing the protein MDLKSYVTVVPDYPKEGISFKDITTIMDNGEAYKYATDKIVEFAKEVGTDIIVGPEARGFIIGCPVAYALEVGFAPVRKPGKLPRETIAVEYDLEYGKDSLTIHKDAIKPGQRVLIVDDLLATGGTVGATVELVEKLGGVVAGCAFIIELSYLNGREKLEGYDIQALITY; encoded by the coding sequence ATGGATTTGAAAAGTTATGTGACAGTCGTACCGGATTATCCGAAGGAAGGCATCAGCTTTAAAGATATTACGACAATCATGGATAATGGTGAGGCTTATAAATATGCCACAGATAAAATAGTTGAATTCGCAAAAGAGGTGGGGACAGATATTATCGTCGGTCCGGAAGCCCGTGGATTCATTATCGGCTGCCCGGTCGCGTATGCCTTGGAAGTAGGCTTTGCACCGGTACGCAAGCCTGGTAAACTGCCACGTGAAACGATAGCGGTGGAATATGATTTGGAATACGGAAAAGATTCGTTGACCATTCATAAAGATGCCATTAAACCGGGGCAGCGTGTGCTGATTGTGGATGACCTTCTTGCAACGGGCGGCACAGTTGGAGCGACTGTCGAGCTAGTGGAAAAGCTGGGAGGCGTGGTCGCTGGATGCGCTTTCATTATTGAGCTCTCTTATTTGAACGGACGGGAAAAGCTGGAAGGCTACGATATCCAGGCGCTTATCACATATTAA